The Acidimicrobiales bacterium DNA segment CCAAGCGGCTGTGCCCGGCCTTGGTGCAGGCGACGTTGGTGCGGGCCCACGACGGGACGTGGCTCGACGTGCTGGCGTGGAACGCCCCCGACGGCGAGGAGCAGCTGATGGCGCGAGCCGACGAGTTCGATGCCCTCAACCGCATGCACAGCTTCCTGGCCGACGCCGAGCCGGTGGGCCGGGGCGAGGTGGTGGCGAGCGCATGAGCAACGGCGACGCCGACCTCGACGTCGAGGACCTGGCGCGGCGGGCGGCCGACGGCGACCGGGAGGCGCTGTCGGCCCTCGTCCGCCGCCTCCAAGACCCCATGTACCGGATGGCCCTGCGATTCCTCGGCCACCCCCACGACGCCCAGGACGCCACCCAGGAGATCCTGGTCCGCATCGTCACCCACCTCGGCAGCTTCGAAGGGCGGTCACGGTTCACGACGTGGGCCTACACCGTCGCCACCCGCAGCCTGCTGCGCACCAGCAAGCGCTTCGTGGAGTCGTCGGTGCAGGGGCCGGAGCAGTTCGCCGCGTTCCTCGACGCAGGCATGGACGACGGCGACCCCACCAGCGACGAGGCCGAGTACCGCCTGCTGTGCGAGGAGGTGCGGGTCAGCTGCACCTACGGCATGTTGTTGTGCATCCCCCGCGACCAACGAGCGGCCTACCTGTTGGCCGACGTCATCGGCCTCACCCACGTCGAGGGCGCCGAGATCCTCGAGTGCAGCCGAGAGGCGTTCCGTCAGCGGGTGTCGCGAGCCCGACGCACGCTGCGTTATGTGATCGACAACCGCTGCGGGCTGGTCGACCCCGCCAACCCGTGCCGCTGCGGTCGGCAGATCAATGCGAGCCTGCGGGCGGGCATCCTCGACCCCGGCCACCTGCCACTGGCCGAGCACCCTCGCGAGGAGGTGCGCACGTGGATCGAGCCGGTGGCCAAGCAGCTCGACGACGTGGTGGCCATCGGCGACCTCTACCGCTTCGACCGGTTCACGGCGCCCGCGGCGTTGTGGCAGGAGCTGCAAGGCCGCTTCCCCGAACTGCTCGACGCGGGCTGATGCCGCCGTTCAAGGACGAGCTCGGCGTCGACGCCGGTCGCCGGTTGGCTGCCGAGATGGCGCGGGCGTGGTCGGCGTTCCCAGCGCGCCGCTTCACCCGTGGCTTGGCCGACGCCCTGGAGCCGCTGGAGCTCCTGGCCCGGGGCGACGAGCTCGCAGCGCGCCTCCAACAGACCCTGCCGCCCGCGTTCGCCGATGCCGCGGCCGTGCTGCACTGGGTCGCGGCGTCGCCCACCTTCACCGGCTGGATCGTGTTGCCGTGCGGCGGGTTCGTGGCCCGCGCCGGCCTCGACGAGCCCGACGTGGCGCTGCCGCTGCTCGCCGCGCTGACGCCACGGGGGTCGAGCGAGTTTGCCGTGCGCCCGTTCATCGAACGCCACCCCACGCTCACCTACGAGTACCTGCACCGGTGGGCGCTCGACCCCGACGAGCACGTGCGACGGCTGGTGTCGGAAGGCACCCGGCCCCGGCTGCCGTGGGCCCGCCTGCTGCGGTCGCTGATCGCCGACCCCATGCCGAACGTCGCCCTGCTCGACGCCTTGGCCGACGACCCCTCGCCCTACGTGCGGCGGTCGGTGGCCAACCACCTCAACGACATCGCCAAGGACCACCCGGACCTCGCCCTCGAACTGGCCGAGCAATGGAGCGACCGGAGCGCGAACGCAGCGTGGACGGCCCGCCACGGCCTGCGCACCTTGGTGAAACGAGGCGACCCGCGTGCCCTGCGGCTGCTGGGTGCGTCGGTCGACGAAGACGTGCGCCTGGTCGCCTTCGAACCGGACCACCCCCGCATCCGCGTCGGCGACACCGTGACCCTCACCTTCACGCTCTCGCTCGACCGCACCGACGGAGAACCGGTCGACGCCGTGGTCGACTACCGCGTGCACTACGTCGGGGCGCGCGGCGCCAAGGCGCCCAAGGTGTTCAAGCTCACCCGCCGCACCCTCGTGCCCGGGGAACCGCTGACGATCACCCGGCGCCACCGTTTCGACGACGTGTCGATCCGGCACATCCACCCCGGCCGCCACCAGATCGACGTGCAGGTCAACGGGCGCGTGCTGGGCTCGACCTCCGTCGACGTCGAGCGCTGAGCACGTAATAGCCAGCAGGCGCTGCCCGGGCAGGCCCACCATGGTCGGGTGCCCGACACCGAGGACTACCAGGACGACTGGCCCACGTGCGACGAGGCCAATGCCTCGTTCCGGCTGTTCGGAACCGACGTCGATCCCGATGCCGTCACCGGCGTGCTCGGCGTCGACCCGTCCACCAGCTATCGCATAGGCGACCCGGTCGGGCGCACAGGCACCAGGCGCAAGACCAACGCCTGGATCCTCTCGACGGACGGCGTCGTCGACTCTCGCGACCTTCGGCGCCACGTGGATTGGCTGCTCGACGTCGTGGAGCCCCACGCTGCGTATCTTCACGAGGTCGTCGACAACGGGGCGGCGGCCGACCTGTTCTGCTTCTGGCTCTCGCACTCTGGGCACGGCGGCCCGGAACTCTCCCCGCGTCAGACGGAACGCCTGGCGAGGCTGCAGCTTTCCATCGGCCTCGACGTGTACTTCCCTGTGTCGTCTGCACACGGTGACTTGAAGGCCGACCTGCACCGGTACTTGCAGATCGGCCGCGACGCCTTGCTCTGGAAGCTCGACGGGTTGTCCGACTACGACGTGCGCCGCCCGCTGACCCCCACGGGCACCAACCTGCTCGGCATCGTCAAGCACGTGGCCAGCGTCGAGCTCGGGTACTTCGGTGCAACCTTCGGCCGTCCGTCCGACGAGCCGCTGCCGTGGTTCGACGAGGGCGCCGAGGACAACGCCGACATGTGGGCCACGCCCGGCGAATCGCGCGACGACGTCGTCGGCCTCTACCACCGGGCCT contains these protein-coding regions:
- a CDS encoding RNA polymerase sigma factor — translated: MSNGDADLDVEDLARRAADGDREALSALVRRLQDPMYRMALRFLGHPHDAQDATQEILVRIVTHLGSFEGRSRFTTWAYTVATRSLLRTSKRFVESSVQGPEQFAAFLDAGMDDGDPTSDEAEYRLLCEEVRVSCTYGMLLCIPRDQRAAYLLADVIGLTHVEGAEILECSREAFRQRVSRARRTLRYVIDNRCGLVDPANPCRCGRQINASLRAGILDPGHLPLAEHPREEVRTWIEPVAKQLDDVVAIGDLYRFDRFTAPAALWQELQGRFPELLDAG
- a CDS encoding DUF664 domain-containing protein, encoding MPDTEDYQDDWPTCDEANASFRLFGTDVDPDAVTGVLGVDPSTSYRIGDPVGRTGTRRKTNAWILSTDGVVDSRDLRRHVDWLLDVVEPHAAYLHEVVDNGAAADLFCFWLSHSGHGGPELSPRQTERLARLQLSIGLDVYFPVSSAHGDLKADLHRYLQIGRDALLWKLDGLSDYDVRRPLTPTGTNLLGIVKHVASVELGYFGATFGRPSDEPLPWFDEGAEDNADMWATPGESRDDVVGLYHRAWAHADATIEALPIDAVGSVAWWPEERRQVTLHRILVHMIAETNRHAGHADVVRELIDGRAGLRPDNDNLPPGADEAWWAAYRERVERAAQHAAPGANT